A segment of the Agarivorans albus genome:
TCTAGCAAAGGAAAAATCTGATGAGCGAGACAATATACTCTTTTGGCTTAAGGTATTATCTGCACTTGTAGTTTTACCAGTATTGGCAGAGCTTATAATAATTTATAAAAATATCGACAACATAGCAGCTATTAAAGATGGGCTAATCGTTTCTATATTTCCAACACTATCCTTGGCTGCTATCGCGATTTACTATTTCAGGGTGTTACTCTTTAACTATAAATCAGTAAAATCTCAGCTATTGCAAATTGATTTACGAAAGACTCTTTGTAGGTTTATTCAACATTACTCTGAATACTCCAGTGAAATCAAGAAGCAAGACTCAGAGTCATTGGCGAAATTTGAGAACATTATATTTTCTGGAATTGTTACTGAGGATGGAAACTTGCCCTCTACTTTTGATGGTGTAGAGCAAATAGGAAAGCTAATAAAGTCAGCAAAATCATGAAACGGCATGTAACAAGTCAATCAACTTCGCACCCTCGGTGCCGGACGCAGCAAAACTGTGCCGGTTATTGAAACGTTACACGACTGAGGTTGAATTTTGGACTACGTTGTACCTTTTTTGGCATTGATTGGGTTGGTTGTGGCTTTTGTGCCCTTGTATCTAAACACTCCCAAACGTCCGAAATACGATGCTTTAGGCGACCTGGTCGGCAAAAAGTTTTTTGGCTTTGTTCGAGTTGACTGGGATTCTCAACCTGTACATTTTATTGTCGGAAAAGAGCAGTTAGGAATCATAGGGGGTTTTCCAAGTTTTAGTTTACTGCTTGATATAAATGATCTTGAGTTATCAATAAAAAGAGAATTTATTGGCTATAAAGTAATAATAATTTCCAATGACTTTTATACAGAGCATTTATTCAAGCAACTAATCGTATCAGCTAGGGTAGCCAAAAAGCTTCAAAAGCTCACAAATGGGAAGTTAGCCCTTCGAGATGTATAACAATGCAAGTCACTAACTCGTCGCTACGTTCCTCAAGAACAAAGGCCACAATGCGGCAAGCCGCAGGCCTTTGCCCGTGCTTGCGGGGTTACAGCCAGGTAAAATCATGTCGAAATCAATAGAAGTTCGTACAGCCAAATCGGGCGATGCTAATGATACAGCTGCTATTTATCTTGAATCTCGAAAAGAACTGGTTGCTTTTGCGCCAGTTGTCCACTCTGACGAAGAAGTACATTCTTGGATTAAGGAGCAGCTGATACCCAGTGGTGGAGTGCTTGTGGCTGAACTAAAGGGTAAATTAGTTGGTATGTGTTCCCTATCAGAAGCGGAGGAAGTTGACTGGATTGACAACTTGTACCTCAAGCCTTCTGAGGTTAGAAAAGGGATCGGCACGGCTCTTTTACGAGAAGCATTAGCTCGAGTTGGTAGACCATGCAGACTATATACTTTTCAGGAAAATCGAGCAGCGAGACAATTTTATGAAAAGCAAGGGTTTGAAGCGATTGAATTTAGTGATGGCTCGGCGAACGAAGAGAACGTTCCCGATGTTTTATATGAACTTGTTTAGGACAGTACACATCAAATAAAAAGGGCTCCACAAGGAGCCCTGTGGTTAGTTATCGATTGAGCTTATACATCGAAGCGATCAGCGTTCATTACTTTAGTCCAAGCGGCAATAAAGTCTTTGGCGAACCTTTCTTTATTGTCGTCTT
Coding sequences within it:
- a CDS encoding GNAT family N-acetyltransferase, translated to MSKSIEVRTAKSGDANDTAAIYLESRKELVAFAPVVHSDEEVHSWIKEQLIPSGGVLVAELKGKLVGMCSLSEAEEVDWIDNLYLKPSEVRKGIGTALLREALARVGRPCRLYTFQENRAARQFYEKQGFEAIEFSDGSANEENVPDVLYELV